AATTATGGGTATACCTTAATTAACCAAGACCATTCTGTATGCCTGCCTCAAAAATCGCCCGTGTCTACCTCCGCGTCTCCACCGATCAGCAAGATCTGGAGCGCCAAGAAGCCATTGTGACCAACGCCAAGGCCGCTGGCTTCTACGTAGCCTGCGTGTACCGAGAGAAGGCATCCGGCGCCCGGGCAGATCGTCCAGAGCTGCTGCGCATGATCGCTGACCTGCAGCCTGGCGAAGTGGTGATCGCTGAGAAGATTGACCGCATCAGCCGTCTGCCGCTCCCCGAGGCCGAGAAGCTGATCGCCAACATACGGGACAAGGGCGCACGGCTCGCCATCCCCGGTGTGGTCGACCTGTCCGAACTGGCGGCGGCGTCTGAGGGCTTGGCTAAGGTGGTGCTGGAGAGCGTGCAAGACATGCTGCTGCGCCTGGCTCTTCAGATGGCCCGCGACGACTACGAGACACGCCGCGAGCGACAGGAACAGGGCATCGCGATCGCTAAGAGTAAGGGAGTCTACACCGGACGCAAGGCCGATACGGACCGACACGCATTGATCCTCAGCCTGCGCGCCGCCGGTAACAGCATCGCGCAGACGGCGAAACTGGCCAAGTGCAGCACCGGGCTGGTGAAGCTAGTGGCGAAATCCAGCGCTGCTGAGCAGACCGGGGCTAAAGCTTGAGCAGGTAATCCATCAATCGAGCGCCGATGGAAGCGATGATGGTGGCGATGGATCATGCGCTTACCGACCCGCGAAGGCTGCAAGCGGAAAGCGGGCGTGCACGCTTATTGAGGTGAGCTCTAAAATTCAGGCTAATTCGCGAGAACTTGGGAGATGGAATGGGTTGTGGAAACCGTAATCCACTAGCCTGATGTAACCGTCAGATTCCCTGTTCACAAAATGCACCACCCACTCTGAGACTTTGTAGCTCTGATCTGGGTTGCGGGACGGTTTCCATGTCGGAAAACCAATGTGCGCATGCCAAAGATTATTGAGTTTTGCGTGCTTGATGCGGACCGAACGGTCCGCGTATTCATAAGGGACTAACCAGCTGGGTTTAATTTTTCCTTCCCAGCCGTTGAGCCCATAGCTCTCGCAGTGCTCCCAGAAAGCATCAATAAGATCTAGGTCACGATTTGGGAGCTGATCGTAGAGATCGGAAAAATAAGTGCTAAGTCTAACCTCTATGGGCATTTGCTCTGTTCTCACGCACGAACTGGCGTCGTGCTTCTCTACTCAATCCTTTAGGCACACGAATCTCTCCGCTCGCTAGCGAAACATTCATGCGATCCATGTCATAGAAAACAGGTGCGTCAAGGTCAGCCTTACCAAGCTGAGCGACATTTTTGAAATTCATGATGTGCTTCCTTGGCCGATTGGACAGCCAGAGATGTATACATAGGTAAACAATCTACCCTAACCACCCCCCGCTATTCAACTCATAGTTGAATAGCGGCCCAATGATTACAGGGTAATTCCACTGAATAGCTCAGCTACCAGCCATCTGACGATCAGTAACCTGCTCTGGGCATGATTCAATCAGCCCAACCAAGGGATTGCCAGCGTCCCCCATAGCGCAAGCCACGCGCTGATTACGCCACCGCTCCCACACAGTGACCGGATACTGGCGTGCCCATGCCTCATAGACGCGGCGGTCCTGGCTGCTGAGGCGCAGATCGTACTTGTCGTAGATGAACAGCGTGGTGCGCGCCAGGAAGCCCCGCATTTCTGGCCTGGGCATCGCTGTCTTGGCCTTGAAGTCGATCGCCATGGCGCAGGCGCCGTACTGGGGCTCCACGCCTTGGACGAGCCCATAGGCGTAGTTGCTGCGGTCCCCGTTTACCTCCCCCACCACCGGCACCAGGTTGTACAGGTCGCCCTCGGCCTGGCTGAACAAAGGATCGGTGGCGGTGCAGTTCCGCCGGCCGCCGTCCTGCCAGCACTGGCGCTGATGCCCGATCACCCATGCCGGCACGATATGCTCGATCTCGATCCTGCTGGCACGCTTGGCGTTCTTGCGGGGCTGGTAGCCGCAGCTTTCCAGGTCGACGGCTTTCCCGGTGTAGGCGCAGCCGCAGTAGGCCTCCACGGGGCGTTCGGCATAGATCCGGTAGACAGTCTTTTTGGCCTCCTGGAACGTCTTGGGCGCGTCGGCAAAGGCGGGCCCTGCAATAGCGATTAGGGCTATGGCAAGGCCAGCCCGTTTTGATATGAGCATCGGGTAGTATCTGGGAGATTAAGGGTCCAGCTTAATGTCCCGTCTCCAGGCGTGCCGCGATCACGCCGAGCGCTCCGGACTGGATCGCCGCCAGCACCAGACTTCCCCAGCCCCAGTTGTGCCGCTCTGCCCGGTAGAGGGCGTTCACGTATCGGCATATCTCGGCGTATGCCAGGGCGCTCAGTTGCCCCTGAGGCCTGGCGTTGATCTCATTGAAGTCGAACCCCTCGTGTGACAGGTAGCCTTGCACGAACCCGCTCCCGTAGGCCTGCTCCAGCAACTCGGAATATTCAGGCAACTCGTAGACCTGGTCGGCATCCGCCACGCTGTCCGTTCCCCATGACTCACGCTCGATTGCCAGCTCCAGCCGCCGGATACCGGCTGCTAACGCCTGCGCATGGGCATCACCTGGCAGGCTCGCGCCTGCTTCTGACTTCATATTTCTAACCTTCGGCAACTGTCGTGACGCGATGATTTGAATACCGAAGCTTAACGGTGAAATTACCGAGAGCTAACGGCGGATACATCAAATTCATGCTAAGCCGAGGTTTCACCCATGTCGACAATTGCCGCCCTGACATCGCAGCTCGAAGCTGCCC
The sequence above is a segment of the Pseudomonas sp. R76 genome. Coding sequences within it:
- a CDS encoding recombinase family protein; this encodes MPASKIARVYLRVSTDQQDLERQEAIVTNAKAAGFYVACVYREKASGARADRPELLRMIADLQPGEVVIAEKIDRISRLPLPEAEKLIANIRDKGARLAIPGVVDLSELAAASEGLAKVVLESVQDMLLRLALQMARDDYETRRERQEQGIAIAKSKGVYTGRKADTDRHALILSLRAAGNSIAQTAKLAKCSTGLVKLVAKSSAAEQTGAKA
- a CDS encoding endonuclease: MLISKRAGLAIALIAIAGPAFADAPKTFQEAKKTVYRIYAERPVEAYCGCAYTGKAVDLESCGYQPRKNAKRASRIEIEHIVPAWVIGHQRQCWQDGGRRNCTATDPLFSQAEGDLYNLVPVVGEVNGDRSNYAYGLVQGVEPQYGACAMAIDFKAKTAMPRPEMRGFLARTTLFIYDKYDLRLSSQDRRVYEAWARQYPVTVWERWRNQRVACAMGDAGNPLVGLIESCPEQVTDRQMAGS